One Pseudomonas rhizophila DNA window includes the following coding sequences:
- a CDS encoding YggL family protein gives MATNRSQRLRKKLCVDEFQELGFELNLDFKEDLADEAVDAFLDAFLKEAMEANGLGYVGGDDYGLVCLQKRGSVSEEQRAAVEAWLKARPELTSVEVSPLMDVWYPEKPINPVA, from the coding sequence ATGGCGACTAACCGTTCCCAGCGTCTGCGCAAAAAACTGTGCGTGGATGAATTTCAAGAGCTGGGTTTCGAACTGAACCTGGATTTCAAAGAAGATCTGGCCGATGAGGCCGTTGACGCTTTCCTCGACGCTTTCCTGAAAGAAGCCATGGAAGCCAATGGCCTGGGCTATGTTGGCGGCGACGACTACGGTCTGGTTTGCCTGCAGAAGCGTGGCTCGGTGTCCGAAGAGCAGCGTGCGGCCGTTGAAGCCTGGCTCAAGGCGCGTCCTGAGCTGACCAGCGTTGAAGTCAGCCCGCTGATGGACGTCTGGTACCCGGAAAAGCCGATCAATCCGGTCGCTTGA
- a CDS encoding benzoate/H(+) symporter BenE family transporter, which yields MTEVTTTPLRPLADTSPSAIVAGFIAMMTGYTSSLVLMFQAGQAAGLTSGQISSWIWAISIGMAVCSIGLSLRYRTPITIAWSTPGAALLITSLGGVSYGEAIGAYITCAVLVTICGLTGSFERLVKRIPASLAAALLAGILFKIGSEIFVAAQHRTGLVLGMFFTYLIVKRLSPRYAVLAALLIGTALSGLMGLLDFSGFALEVATPVWTTPHFSLAATISIGIPLFVVAMTSQNMPGIAVLRADGYNVPASPLITSTGIASLLLAPFGSHGINLAAISAAICTGPHAHEDRNKRYTAAVWCGVFYGLAGVFGATLAALFAALPKELVLSIAALALFGSIINGLSIAMSEAREREAALITFMVTASGLTLFSIGSAFWGIVAGVLTLVILNWRND from the coding sequence ATGACCGAAGTCACGACCACGCCACTTCGTCCGTTGGCCGATACATCGCCATCGGCGATCGTCGCCGGTTTCATCGCCATGATGACCGGCTACACCAGTTCGCTGGTGTTGATGTTCCAGGCCGGACAGGCGGCGGGGCTGACCAGCGGGCAGATTTCTTCGTGGATCTGGGCGATTTCCATCGGCATGGCCGTGTGCTCCATTGGCCTGTCATTGCGGTATCGCACACCGATCACCATCGCCTGGTCGACACCCGGCGCGGCGCTGCTGATCACCAGCCTGGGCGGGGTCAGTTATGGCGAGGCCATCGGCGCCTACATCACCTGCGCGGTGCTGGTGACGATCTGTGGCCTGACCGGCAGCTTCGAGCGCCTGGTCAAGCGCATTCCGGCCTCGCTGGCGGCGGCATTGCTGGCGGGGATCCTGTTCAAGATCGGCAGCGAGATTTTCGTCGCCGCCCAGCATCGAACCGGTCTGGTGCTGGGGATGTTTTTCACCTACCTGATCGTCAAGCGCCTGTCGCCGCGCTACGCGGTGCTGGCGGCGTTACTGATCGGTACAGCTTTGTCAGGCTTGATGGGGCTGCTGGACTTCAGCGGCTTTGCCCTGGAAGTCGCCACACCGGTATGGACCACGCCGCATTTCTCCCTGGCGGCCACCATCAGCATCGGCATTCCATTGTTCGTGGTGGCGATGACTTCGCAAAACATGCCTGGCATCGCGGTGCTGCGGGCCGACGGTTACAACGTACCGGCCTCGCCGCTGATCACCAGCACCGGCATCGCCTCGCTGCTGCTAGCACCGTTCGGCTCCCACGGCATTAACCTGGCGGCCATCAGTGCGGCCATCTGCACTGGGCCCCACGCCCATGAGGATCGTAACAAACGCTATACGGCAGCAGTCTGGTGCGGGGTTTTCTATGGGCTTGCCGGGGTGTTCGGCGCGACACTGGCGGCGTTGTTCGCGGCGCTGCCCAAGGAGTTGGTACTGTCCATCGCGGCGCTGGCGCTGTTCGGCTCAATCATCAATGGCTTGAGCATCGCCATGAGCGAAGCCCGGGAACGGGAGGCAGCACTGATCACCTTCATGGTCACGGCATCGGGGTTGACGCTGTTTTCCATCGGTTCGGCGTTCTGGGGGATTGTCGCGGGGGTGTTGACCTTAGTGATCCTGAACTGGCGTAACGATTGA